A single genomic interval of Mucilaginibacter robiniae harbors:
- a CDS encoding purple acid phosphatase family protein yields MKRRDFVKNTTLTALGASLIAPLESLADSPVTHLESDDLSLSAGLDNGYPLNFMAIGDWGRNGEYHQLEVAKQMGDWGKMHPNNFIVSVGDNIYPRGVASELDPQWHFSFESIYTAHSLQTDWYPVLGNHDYISEPEAQIRYSKISRRWNMPARYYTKEFSLGADKGKALLVMIDTQPIIYDLKDQQPEKQLAWINKTLAEASADVKWKIVVGHHPCYTVGPRAKNYDTLAIRKALTKMFEEHKVDVYLAGHDHSLQHLKPDGFTNYFISGAGSELTSVTSGIAYSKYQVSDNGFMYFSVSPEKLAVKTINYKGDVLYETMLNK; encoded by the coding sequence ATGAAACGTAGAGATTTTGTAAAGAACACCACCCTGACAGCATTAGGAGCATCCTTAATTGCTCCACTTGAATCGTTAGCTGATTCACCGGTAACTCATCTGGAAAGTGATGATCTTTCTCTCAGTGCAGGGTTAGATAATGGTTATCCGCTCAACTTTATGGCTATTGGCGATTGGGGGCGTAATGGTGAGTACCACCAGTTAGAAGTAGCCAAGCAGATGGGCGATTGGGGGAAAATGCATCCTAACAATTTCATTGTTTCAGTAGGGGATAATATCTATCCGAGAGGGGTAGCCAGCGAGTTGGATCCACAATGGCATTTCTCTTTTGAAAGTATTTATACAGCGCATTCTTTACAAACGGATTGGTACCCGGTGCTAGGTAATCATGACTACATTTCGGAACCTGAGGCACAGATACGGTATAGCAAAATCAGCAGGCGCTGGAATATGCCAGCACGTTATTATACAAAGGAGTTTTCTTTAGGTGCTGATAAAGGTAAGGCCTTGTTGGTAATGATAGATACGCAACCTATCATTTACGATTTGAAAGATCAGCAGCCCGAAAAGCAACTGGCATGGATCAATAAAACGCTTGCTGAAGCATCAGCTGATGTGAAGTGGAAAATTGTAGTGGGTCACCACCCTTGTTACACCGTAGGTCCACGTGCAAAGAACTATGATACATTGGCTATACGCAAAGCATTAACTAAAATGTTTGAAGAACATAAGGTAGATGTTTACCTAGCCGGGCACGATCACTCTTTGCAGCACCTGAAACCGGATGGTTTTACCAATTACTTCATTAGTGGAGCAGGCTCGGAGCTTACTTCGGTAACTTCGGGTATAGCTTACAGCAAGTACCAGGTGTCTGACAATGGTTTTATGTACTTCTCAGTTTCTCCTGAAAAGTTGGCTGTTAAGACCATAAACTATAAAGGTGATGTATTGTATGAGACTATGCTAAATAAATAA
- a CDS encoding GH92 family glycosyl hydrolase yields MNATFYKKYILCSIALLLVGYAHAQSLVQYVQPMAGTAAATTKAALKHGTGLELNANTIPAVTVPFAMTQWTPQTQTTENKCMAPYYYKDSVFYGIRGSHWLSGSCTQDYGSFSIMPVAGKLKTSGYGVPFKHVDELTTPYLYRINLKDAHLSASVTATSRCGMMQFEMHKTDSLYLLIRPHSDYKEGFIRINATKGEVYGYNPVHRIYQGWGKQAGFSGYFIIKFEKAFSTSGTFNDKELFKLDSLRNEAGVGAYVGLKLSKGEKLTIRIGTSFTGLAGARKNLNAELLNFNFDAAVQQGKSVWEKALGQIKVETDKKEDKQIFYTSLYHAMQHPRLYSDEDGVYPMFSSNYQNAVLPQGSYYDDFSMWDIYRAQLPLFEILNPSLINNLVQSLILKGKQGGWMPIFPCWNSYTSEMIGDHTTSVIASAYLKGIRNYDVNEAYQVLRRNAFDIPNNHDDYVEGKGRRALDSYLKYHFIPLEDSVKDAFHKQEQVSRTLEYAYDDYALAQFAVALKKTDDYKALMNRAKYYVNVFDPSTKMARGRYADGSWIKPYHPDKKISYITEGTPRQYTFYVPHDVNGLARLMGGTSKLEQALDSLFNKNEYWHGNEPGHQIPFMYNYTASPWKTQRQVHKILAEEYSSGPGGLGGNDDAGQMSAWYVFAAIGFYPVNPVSGEYLLTSPLFNRTTIALPHGKKLEIVCYKKSASAQYIQSARWNGTPFSHNYIRYSDIMQGGKLELFLQSTPSKSWGVNAANQPKGLTQ; encoded by the coding sequence ATGAACGCTACATTCTATAAAAAGTACATTCTGTGTAGTATTGCCTTGTTGTTGGTTGGGTATGCGCATGCACAAAGCTTGGTTCAATATGTGCAGCCTATGGCTGGTACGGCAGCGGCAACCACTAAGGCTGCTTTAAAACATGGTACCGGACTGGAACTTAACGCTAACACCATACCCGCGGTAACCGTTCCGTTTGCAATGACACAATGGACACCGCAAACCCAAACCACGGAAAATAAATGTATGGCACCTTACTACTATAAAGATTCTGTTTTTTATGGTATTCGAGGATCGCATTGGTTAAGTGGTTCTTGTACGCAAGATTATGGAAGCTTCAGTATCATGCCCGTAGCCGGAAAGCTCAAAACATCTGGCTATGGTGTGCCCTTCAAACATGTTGATGAACTGACAACACCCTATCTCTATCGTATAAATTTGAAGGATGCGCATCTGAGTGCATCCGTAACAGCTACGAGCCGATGCGGCATGATGCAGTTTGAAATGCATAAAACCGATAGCCTTTACCTGCTAATCAGACCTCATAGTGATTATAAAGAAGGGTTTATCAGAATCAACGCAACAAAAGGTGAGGTGTATGGTTACAATCCTGTTCATCGGATTTATCAGGGGTGGGGAAAGCAGGCTGGTTTTAGCGGATACTTTATCATTAAATTCGAAAAAGCTTTTTCCACTAGCGGAACTTTTAATGACAAGGAGTTATTTAAATTGGATAGTCTCCGCAATGAGGCTGGGGTTGGTGCTTATGTTGGCCTGAAACTAAGTAAAGGTGAAAAGCTGACTATCCGGATAGGTACTTCTTTTACCGGCTTGGCAGGTGCACGTAAAAACCTCAATGCTGAACTACTTAATTTTAATTTTGATGCCGCTGTTCAACAAGGTAAATCAGTTTGGGAAAAAGCTTTGGGGCAAATCAAGGTAGAAACGGATAAAAAAGAGGATAAGCAAATTTTTTACACTTCTTTGTATCATGCTATGCAACACCCCAGATTGTATAGCGATGAGGATGGCGTTTACCCAATGTTTTCCTCAAATTATCAGAATGCAGTATTACCACAGGGAAGTTACTATGATGATTTTTCCATGTGGGATATCTACCGGGCACAGCTACCCTTGTTTGAAATTTTGAATCCCTCTTTAATTAATAATCTGGTACAATCTCTTATACTGAAAGGAAAGCAAGGAGGCTGGATGCCCATATTCCCCTGTTGGAATAGTTATACTTCTGAAATGATAGGCGATCATACCACTTCAGTTATTGCCTCAGCGTATTTAAAAGGTATTCGAAATTATGATGTTAACGAGGCCTATCAGGTGTTACGGCGAAATGCTTTTGATATACCCAATAACCATGATGATTATGTGGAGGGTAAAGGCCGCAGGGCGTTGGATAGTTATTTAAAATATCACTTTATACCACTGGAAGATAGCGTAAAAGATGCCTTTCATAAACAAGAGCAGGTAAGCCGAACTTTAGAGTACGCCTATGATGATTATGCCTTAGCTCAGTTTGCCGTTGCGCTGAAAAAAACTGATGATTATAAAGCGTTGATGAACCGTGCTAAATATTATGTGAATGTTTTTGACCCATCAACTAAAATGGCACGTGGGCGCTATGCTGATGGTAGCTGGATAAAGCCTTACCATCCGGATAAGAAAATCAGTTACATAACGGAAGGCACGCCACGTCAGTACACATTTTATGTGCCGCATGACGTAAATGGATTAGCAAGGCTTATGGGCGGTACATCAAAGCTTGAGCAAGCTTTAGATAGTTTGTTCAATAAAAATGAATATTGGCATGGCAACGAGCCGGGGCATCAAATTCCATTTATGTATAATTATACCGCATCACCCTGGAAAACACAACGCCAGGTGCACAAGATACTTGCCGAGGAGTACAGTAGTGGGCCTGGTGGTTTAGGTGGAAATGATGATGCCGGGCAAATGTCGGCCTGGTATGTGTTTGCAGCCATAGGGTTTTACCCGGTAAATCCGGTATCAGGCGAGTACCTGCTTACTTCGCCGCTTTTTAACCGAACAACCATCGCATTGCCTCATGGTAAGAAGCTGGAGATTGTATGTTATAAGAAGAGTGCATCAGCACAATATATTCAATCAGCCCGCTGGAATGGCACTCCGTTTAGCCATAATTACATTCGTTACAGTGATATAATGCAAGGCGGCAAACTGGAGTTATTTCTGCAAAGCACCCCCAGTAAAAGCTGGGGTGTAAATGCAGCTAATCAACCTAAAGGGTTAACTCAATAA
- a CDS encoding acyltransferase family protein, translating to MNVNDTVKPKRLLSLDALRGFDMFWIMSGETVVHTLAKATNWPLVVWMSGQLHHTEWNGITFYDMIFPLFLFIAGAAMPYSMQSRITQLGVSNASQLPKLIKRQIYRNMLRRALTLVLLGMVVNGLLKFNGYEHTRFASVLGRIGLAWFFAGLIYLNNSVKGQVVWFAVLLLGYWAAMMLIPVPGYGAGVLTMDGSLESYIDRLLLPGRLHDEVHDPEGILSTIPAIGTALLGMFAGQFLKYDSVNWSMLKKGGYLLLAGILLIALGTLWNLSFPINKRLWTSSFVLYVGGFSLVFLAIFYLIIDVAGYRKWAFPFVIIGANSILIYMASEGLIDFGHIADYLFGGLIQFVSSGWMAVCKAVAVTVVQFMLLYFLYRHKIFLKI from the coding sequence ATGAATGTGAATGATACGGTAAAGCCCAAACGCTTACTATCACTAGATGCCTTACGAGGGTTTGATATGTTCTGGATTATGAGCGGCGAAACGGTTGTGCATACTTTAGCCAAAGCCACTAACTGGCCGCTTGTGGTATGGATGTCAGGACAGCTGCATCATACAGAATGGAACGGTATTACTTTTTATGATATGATATTTCCGTTATTCCTGTTCATTGCGGGGGCGGCCATGCCGTACTCTATGCAATCTAGAATAACACAGCTGGGCGTGAGCAACGCTTCTCAACTACCTAAATTAATTAAGAGGCAGATTTATAGGAATATGCTTAGGCGTGCATTGACGCTTGTATTGCTGGGGATGGTAGTTAATGGACTGCTTAAATTTAATGGATACGAACATACCCGGTTTGCAAGTGTATTGGGGCGCATTGGCTTAGCTTGGTTTTTTGCCGGATTAATTTATTTGAACAACTCTGTTAAAGGGCAGGTCGTGTGGTTTGCAGTACTTTTGTTAGGGTATTGGGCAGCTATGATGCTGATCCCTGTTCCGGGTTATGGGGCAGGTGTTTTAACTATGGATGGTAGCTTGGAATCCTACATCGACCGACTCTTGTTACCAGGCAGGCTACATGATGAAGTACACGATCCTGAAGGAATATTATCCACCATACCGGCTATTGGCACAGCACTGCTTGGTATGTTCGCTGGTCAATTTTTAAAATATGATTCAGTTAACTGGTCTATGCTTAAGAAAGGTGGATATCTGCTTCTGGCTGGCATTTTGTTAATTGCTTTAGGCACTTTATGGAATCTGAGCTTCCCCATCAACAAGCGATTATGGACCAGCTCTTTTGTGCTATATGTAGGCGGTTTTAGTTTGGTGTTTTTGGCCATATTTTATTTGATTATTGATGTAGCTGGCTATCGTAAATGGGCATTCCCTTTTGTGATTATCGGTGCTAATTCTATACTAATTTATATGGCTTCTGAGGGGTTGATTGATTTTGGACACATAGCAGATTACCTTTTTGGTGGCTTAATACAATTTGTATCCTCCGGTTGGATGGCTGTATGTAAGGCTGTTGCTGTTACTGTTGTACAATTTATGTTGTTGTACTTTTTATACCGGCACAAAATTTTTCTAAAAATTTAA
- a CDS encoding glycoside hydrolase family 2 TIM barrel-domain containing protein translates to MKVNLPIVVLYLFCNVLLSNMVIGQTVADSLGKAPVPKEIENPECIGINKLPAHATLMPYGNLQEALAANRHASTYYRSLNGNWKFNWVTWPQNRPVDFYKTNYDVSQWKDIQVPSNWQIKGYGTPFYRNIGYTFKMDFPHVMSTPPPNYTAYKERNQVGSYRRNFDVPANWQGGEIFITFDGVDAGFFLWVNGHKVGYSINSRNAAEFDITSYVKPGKNMIAVEVYQYTSGSYLEDQDMWRLSGIFRNVTLWRSPKQHIRDFFIKTDLDKQYNDAVEQVSAKIKNYSVKQSQAQILTAFLYDGHKLVTSTQAVVKSLHTGEEVAVDLNFQVHHPEKWTAETPKLYTTVIQLQQDGKVVETLSSRTGFRKIEIKGRVFMVNGVPIKLKGVNRHENWPDVGHAITKEQMIRDIQIIKQGNCNHVRTCHYSDDPSWYELCDEYGIYLVAEANLECHGLRNRFNEEPTMKAAIIDRNVANVQSFKNHASVIIWSLGNESGTGGSNFLAALHTIKAIDNTRPTHYEGFGVGANNPADLDSKMYSPIMPYNSSDPKKKLLSSVELTATDATLTKPFYLCEFAHAMFNSMGSLKEYGDLFDKYPSILGGAIWEFQDQGIWNRRNPKHPILAFGGGFGEFPNDHYFIHKGVVASDRSPKPHFPEMKHVFQWIDVKPEDLQKGTIKIRNKYQFISLNGLKASYTISKNGVVESSGEVDIDDILPQTERVVQIPYQLSSFTPGAVYYLRLSFVQNHDELWAKKGYEVASEQLELPVNSPNVVWPIVAADKVTYQEDNHTLTVNGKGFSLILDKQQGTFSHILVNGTNLISSSGPMLHLWRAPHQQDDIYADNGWEQVGLKQLNWKTSSVTVKQLSPSAVQVAVNLLGSGKNNFSVNHQVIYTIRGDGTVKVDNQVKSSDTSLVIARMGVRMFLNKNYQQFKYFGRGPMENYADRKTGSDIGVYHSDVAQQLTPYEKPMECGNHEDVRWATVADNAGRGLEVMADSSLLQISALPYSDEQMSRTEYRIDLPQSTSTVLTISYKTLGVGSNSCGPTPLPQYTVTAKPTSFTYFIKLMP, encoded by the coding sequence ATGAAAGTAAATTTACCCATAGTAGTTCTATACCTTTTCTGTAATGTATTATTATCCAATATGGTTATTGGGCAAACTGTTGCTGATTCATTAGGCAAAGCTCCGGTACCCAAAGAGATTGAGAATCCGGAATGTATAGGGATTAACAAACTGCCGGCACATGCTACGTTAATGCCTTATGGTAACTTACAGGAGGCTTTAGCAGCTAACCGCCATGCCTCAACTTATTACCGCAGCCTTAACGGTAACTGGAAGTTTAACTGGGTAACCTGGCCTCAGAACAGACCAGTTGATTTCTATAAAACCAATTACGATGTAAGCCAATGGAAAGATATACAGGTACCATCTAACTGGCAGATTAAAGGCTATGGAACACCATTTTACCGAAACATTGGCTACACCTTTAAAATGGATTTTCCTCATGTAATGAGTACTCCGCCGCCAAACTATACAGCCTATAAAGAACGTAATCAGGTAGGAAGTTATCGGCGCAATTTTGATGTTCCGGCTAATTGGCAAGGCGGCGAAATCTTCATCACGTTTGATGGTGTAGATGCCGGCTTTTTCCTGTGGGTAAACGGTCATAAGGTTGGCTACAGCATCAACAGCCGTAATGCTGCTGAGTTTGATATTACCAGTTATGTAAAACCTGGCAAGAATATGATTGCCGTAGAAGTGTATCAATATACTTCGGGTAGTTATCTGGAAGATCAGGATATGTGGCGTTTGAGTGGTATATTCCGTAATGTTACTTTGTGGCGTAGCCCTAAGCAACACATTCGCGACTTTTTCATAAAAACAGATCTGGATAAACAATACAATGATGCAGTAGAGCAGGTATCTGCAAAAATTAAAAATTATAGCGTTAAGCAAAGCCAAGCGCAAATCTTAACCGCCTTTTTGTACGATGGACACAAACTGGTCACCTCCACCCAAGCTGTAGTAAAATCATTACACACTGGAGAAGAAGTTGCGGTTGATTTGAATTTTCAAGTGCACCACCCGGAAAAATGGACGGCAGAAACGCCCAAACTATACACCACAGTTATTCAGTTGCAGCAAGATGGTAAGGTGGTAGAGACTCTTTCATCTCGTACCGGTTTTCGCAAAATTGAAATAAAAGGCAGGGTATTTATGGTTAATGGCGTACCTATTAAACTTAAAGGTGTTAACCGTCATGAAAACTGGCCGGATGTGGGGCATGCTATTACTAAGGAACAAATGATACGTGATATCCAGATTATTAAGCAAGGTAATTGCAACCATGTACGTACCTGCCACTATTCTGATGATCCTAGTTGGTATGAGTTGTGTGATGAATACGGCATTTACCTGGTTGCTGAAGCTAATTTAGAGTGTCATGGGCTTCGCAATAGGTTTAATGAAGAGCCAACCATGAAAGCGGCCATTATTGATCGTAATGTGGCTAATGTGCAAAGCTTTAAAAATCATGCCTCGGTTATTATTTGGTCATTAGGTAACGAAAGTGGTACTGGCGGATCTAACTTTCTGGCTGCACTTCACACCATTAAAGCTATTGATAATACCCGGCCTACGCATTACGAAGGGTTTGGCGTTGGTGCAAATAATCCGGCTGATTTGGATAGTAAAATGTATTCGCCAATTATGCCCTACAACTCGTCAGACCCTAAAAAGAAATTATTATCATCAGTGGAGTTAACGGCAACGGATGCTACCTTAACGAAGCCTTTTTATTTATGTGAATTTGCTCATGCGATGTTTAATTCAATGGGCTCGTTGAAAGAGTATGGTGATTTATTTGATAAGTATCCATCCATCTTGGGCGGCGCTATATGGGAATTTCAAGATCAAGGAATATGGAACAGGCGCAATCCGAAGCATCCTATATTAGCATTCGGTGGTGGTTTCGGTGAGTTTCCGAACGATCATTACTTTATCCATAAAGGTGTAGTCGCTTCAGATAGATCACCTAAGCCGCACTTCCCGGAAATGAAGCATGTATTTCAATGGATTGATGTTAAACCGGAAGATTTGCAAAAGGGTACCATTAAAATTAGAAATAAGTATCAGTTCATTAGTTTAAATGGATTGAAGGCAAGCTATACGATCAGTAAAAATGGCGTAGTTGAATCTTCAGGAGAAGTTGATATTGATGATATTTTACCGCAAACAGAAAGAGTAGTACAAATCCCTTATCAACTATCATCATTCACTCCGGGCGCAGTTTATTATCTAAGACTTTCCTTTGTACAGAACCATGATGAATTATGGGCGAAAAAAGGATATGAAGTAGCTTCTGAACAATTAGAATTGCCAGTAAATTCACCAAATGTAGTATGGCCGATAGTGGCGGCGGATAAAGTAACTTATCAGGAAGATAACCATACTTTAACGGTAAACGGTAAAGGTTTTAGTTTGATACTAGACAAGCAGCAAGGAACCTTTTCCCATATACTGGTAAATGGTACCAACCTGATAAGCAGTAGTGGCCCAATGTTACACTTGTGGCGGGCACCGCACCAGCAGGATGATATATATGCTGATAATGGCTGGGAACAGGTAGGGCTGAAGCAACTCAATTGGAAAACCTCAAGTGTAACAGTTAAACAGTTATCGCCATCAGCAGTGCAGGTTGCTGTTAACCTGTTAGGTTCCGGTAAAAATAATTTTTCAGTTAATCATCAGGTTATTTATACCATAAGGGGAGATGGAACAGTGAAGGTTGACAATCAGGTAAAATCAAGCGATACAAGCTTGGTAATTGCACGTATGGGTGTGCGTATGTTTTTAAATAAAAACTATCAGCAATTTAAATACTTCGGTAGAGGCCCCATGGAAAATTATGCTGACCGTAAAACAGGTTCGGATATAGGCGTTTATCACAGTGACGTAGCGCAGCAGTTAACTCCCTATGAAAAACCTATGGAATGTGGCAATCATGAAGATGTACGTTGGGCAACAGTTGCTGATAATGCTGGGCGCGGACTGGAGGTTATGGCAGATAGCTCCTTATTACAAATCTCTGCACTGCCTTACAGTGATGAGCAAATGTCACGTACCGAGTACCGGATAGATTTACCGCAGAGTACCTCAACCGTTTTGACGATTAGCTATAAAACGTTAGGCGTAGGTTCTAACTCATGCGGGCCAACACCTCTGCCACAATATACAGTTACAGCAAAGCCTACATCATTTACCTATTTCATTAAGTTAATGCCTTAA
- a CDS encoding GH92 family glycosyl hydrolase has protein sequence MLLILLTTPIQLLAQVKPHKYVDPRIGSEGQGRVFIGPSCPFGMIKPSPDCTVKSNSGWLPEPAPITGFGQVHVSGTGGGPKYGNILIMPFSDKLDSIDHSSMRQNEKMALGYYSVLLKKHQIKTEITTAEKAAIYRFTFPKQAAKALAIDAGFFLGEQPIPDAREAQQFVGSEIEVVSATEVRGYSRIRGGWNNGAAYTVYFDAMFDAPIDHLTSWKNKKLYPGVSQQFDSGEKTGVLLGFKNGSSDTLKVKVGISFISSGKAKENIAQEIPHWNFENVRAQVENKWDEMLSRIEINADATIEQKKMFYTSLYHTMLMPVNRTGENPLWNGNAPYYDDFYAIWDTFRSSNPLITLISPKRQINIVNALLNIYQHDGYMPDARSGNYNGRTQGGSNAEVLIADAYAKGLPGIDYNLALEAMLKDATVPPGGIEEKEGRGGLVEYNHLGYVPYHIPRAGNRTTDYAYEDYCIAMVAKGLNRTKVYNRFIKQADNWQNLWRNDYKDHGATGFIMPKDSAGKWLDDIPYGTANNQHPTFKYTPLSREYPWYVCHWCGFFYEATSWEYSLSIPHQVPVLIEKSGGKEAFKQRLDTLFENRFYNVDNEPSFLTPCLYHWIGRPGLSSRRIRQIVLDNFNTTATGLPGNDDSGAMSSWLAFQMMGFYPNAGQSYYLLNSPMLKQVTLHQENGTNFKITAHHLSAKNIYIQSAKLNGKALNQAWIEHADIIKGGDLSFEMADKPSAWGTQVLPPVKN, from the coding sequence TTGTTACTCATACTACTAACAACACCTATACAGCTTTTGGCGCAAGTAAAACCGCATAAATATGTGGATCCACGTATAGGGTCAGAAGGTCAGGGGCGCGTTTTTATTGGCCCGTCTTGTCCGTTCGGTATGATTAAACCTAGTCCTGATTGTACGGTTAAATCCAATAGTGGCTGGTTGCCGGAGCCGGCTCCCATAACTGGGTTTGGGCAGGTACATGTAAGTGGTACAGGTGGTGGCCCTAAGTACGGTAATATCCTGATAATGCCTTTTAGCGACAAGCTGGATAGCATAGACCACTCGTCAATGCGCCAAAACGAAAAAATGGCTTTGGGATACTATAGTGTGTTGCTGAAAAAGCATCAAATTAAAACGGAAATTACCACTGCCGAAAAAGCTGCAATTTATCGCTTTACCTTTCCTAAACAAGCTGCAAAAGCATTGGCTATTGATGCCGGGTTCTTTTTGGGTGAACAACCCATACCTGATGCGCGTGAAGCACAACAATTTGTAGGTTCTGAAATTGAAGTTGTATCTGCTACCGAAGTGCGTGGCTATAGTCGTATTAGAGGGGGGTGGAATAACGGTGCCGCTTACACGGTTTATTTTGATGCCATGTTTGATGCACCTATAGATCACCTGACTTCCTGGAAAAATAAAAAGCTTTACCCCGGCGTGTCGCAGCAGTTTGATTCGGGTGAAAAAACAGGTGTTTTGCTGGGTTTCAAAAATGGAAGTTCTGATACCTTGAAAGTCAAAGTCGGTATATCATTTATCAGTTCAGGCAAGGCTAAAGAAAACATAGCTCAGGAAATTCCGCACTGGAATTTTGAGAACGTACGCGCACAAGTGGAAAATAAATGGGATGAAATGCTGAGCCGTATTGAAATCAACGCTGATGCAACCATCGAGCAGAAAAAGATGTTTTATACCAGTCTTTATCATACCATGCTGATGCCGGTTAACCGGACAGGCGAAAACCCTTTGTGGAATGGTAATGCGCCTTATTACGATGATTTTTATGCTATTTGGGATACCTTCCGATCATCAAACCCGCTTATTACTCTGATATCTCCTAAACGTCAGATTAATATTGTTAATGCCTTGTTAAACATTTACCAGCATGATGGGTACATGCCTGATGCCCGAAGCGGTAACTATAATGGCCGTACACAAGGTGGCTCCAATGCCGAGGTGCTTATAGCCGATGCTTATGCTAAAGGCTTACCAGGCATTGATTATAATTTAGCACTGGAAGCTATGCTTAAAGATGCAACTGTACCCCCAGGTGGAATTGAAGAGAAAGAAGGACGAGGAGGATTAGTAGAGTATAACCACTTAGGCTATGTTCCTTATCATATACCAAGGGCGGGCAACCGCACAACTGATTACGCTTATGAAGATTATTGCATTGCTATGGTGGCCAAAGGGCTAAACCGTACTAAAGTGTACAACAGGTTTATCAAACAAGCAGATAACTGGCAAAACCTGTGGCGCAATGATTATAAAGATCATGGTGCTACTGGCTTTATCATGCCGAAAGATTCGGCTGGAAAGTGGTTGGATGATATACCTTACGGCACCGCCAATAACCAGCACCCAACCTTCAAGTACACGCCCTTAAGCCGTGAATATCCTTGGTATGTTTGCCATTGGTGTGGCTTTTTTTATGAAGCAACTTCTTGGGAGTATTCATTGAGCATCCCGCATCAGGTTCCTGTACTTATTGAAAAATCAGGCGGGAAGGAAGCGTTTAAACAACGGCTGGATACCTTGTTTGAAAATAGGTTTTACAATGTGGATAACGAACCTTCATTCCTCACACCCTGTTTATACCACTGGATTGGTCGGCCTGGTTTAAGTAGCCGTCGTATCAGGCAAATTGTATTAGATAACTTTAATACCACGGCAACAGGATTGCCTGGTAATGATGATTCAGGAGCTATGTCATCATGGCTGGCCTTTCAAATGATGGGCTTTTATCCTAATGCGGGTCAGTCCTATTACCTGCTTAACTCACCTATGCTCAAGCAGGTTACTTTGCACCAGGAAAATGGGACTAATTTCAAGATAACTGCTCATCATCTTTCTGCAAAAAACATTTACATCCAATCAGCAAAGCTTAATGGCAAAGCTCTGAATCAGGCTTGGATTGAACATGCTGATATAATAAAAGGAGGTGATCTTAGTTTTGAAATGGCGGATAAACCATCAGCTTGGGGAACGCAAGTTTTACCTCCCGTTAAAAATTGA